Proteins from a genomic interval of Paenibacillus lentus:
- the modB gene encoding molybdate ABC transporter permease subunit, which translates to MSVQIPWPEFWQPIRLSLQVALLSSVLVMILGTAMARWMSSQRWKGKIILETLLMLPLVLPPTVVGFLLLVLLGRRSGIGRFVEWLFSSPLIFSWWAAVIASIVVSFPLVYQTMKSAFASVDQELEDAGRSSGASEWQVFRYITLPLSIQSLITAYILGFARGLGEFGATIMFAGNIPGKTQTLPTAIYVAVDTGNTELAWAWTITIILISFLLLLLTRRTHKKW; encoded by the coding sequence ATGAGTGTGCAAATACCTTGGCCTGAATTTTGGCAGCCAATCCGCTTATCCCTGCAAGTCGCCCTGCTTTCCAGTGTGCTAGTCATGATTCTAGGTACGGCCATGGCCCGGTGGATGTCCAGCCAGAGATGGAAAGGCAAAATTATACTAGAGACTCTACTTATGCTGCCGCTCGTACTGCCTCCAACGGTTGTGGGTTTTTTGCTGCTGGTCCTCCTGGGCAGAAGGAGCGGAATCGGCCGTTTCGTCGAATGGCTATTCTCCTCGCCCCTCATATTCTCTTGGTGGGCGGCGGTCATTGCCTCCATCGTCGTCTCATTTCCGCTCGTCTACCAGACGATGAAATCTGCATTTGCTTCGGTAGATCAGGAGTTGGAGGATGCGGGGCGATCCAGCGGAGCCAGTGAATGGCAAGTATTTCGATATATTACACTGCCGCTCAGCATTCAATCCTTGATTACAGCTTATATACTTGGGTTTGCCCGTGGACTAGGGGAATTTGGAGCCACTATCATGTTCGCTGGCAATATACCGGGTAAGACACAGACCCTCCCCACCGCAATTTACGTTGCCGTCGATACCGGGAATACCGAGCTAGCCTGGGCCTGGACAATTACAATTATTTTAATTTCCTTCCTGCTGCTGCTGTTGACTCGGCGAACGCATAAAAAATGGTGA
- the narH gene encoding nitrate reductase subunit beta translates to MKIKAQIAMVMNLDKCIGCHTCSVTCKSTWTNRPGAEYMWFNNVETKPGIGYPKRWEDQEQYKGGWMLKNGKLELKSGNKLSKIALGNIFHNPDMPEMKDYYEPWNYNYEHLTNAGEKKHQPVARPKSAITGDNIDLEWGPNWEDDLAGAHVTGPRDPNIEKIEEEIKFNFEQAFMMYLPRLCEHCLNPSCVASCPSGAMYKRDEDGIVLVDQEACRGWRYCMTGCPYKKVYFNWQTNKAEKCTFCFPRIEAGLPTVCSETCTGRIRYLGVLLYDADRVQEAASMPDERDLYQAQCDLFLDPNDPAVIAQARADGLTEEWIEAAQNSPVYKLAIEYKLAFPLHPEYRTLPMVWYVPPLSPIMNYFEGKDSIQNPDMIFPAIEEMRMPIQYLANMLTAGDPEPVKESLQRMAMMRSYMRSLQTGKAFDEGRLNRLGLTAHQTEQIYRLLAIAKYEDRFVIPTSHKETYLDTYHAQGSAGFGMDCGGCGISGSGGTKSAKEEDHFYGGIWRD, encoded by the coding sequence TTGAAGATTAAAGCACAAATCGCCATGGTCATGAATTTGGACAAATGTATAGGGTGCCATACCTGTAGCGTGACCTGCAAGAGCACTTGGACGAACCGTCCAGGTGCGGAATATATGTGGTTCAATAATGTCGAGACGAAGCCAGGCATCGGTTATCCGAAGCGCTGGGAGGATCAGGAGCAGTATAAAGGCGGCTGGATGCTAAAGAACGGCAAGCTTGAATTGAAATCTGGGAACAAACTATCCAAGATTGCTCTCGGCAATATTTTTCATAATCCGGATATGCCCGAAATGAAGGATTACTATGAGCCATGGAACTACAACTATGAGCATCTCACCAATGCGGGGGAGAAAAAGCATCAGCCAGTAGCCCGTCCGAAGTCGGCGATTACGGGCGACAATATTGATCTGGAATGGGGACCGAACTGGGAAGACGACCTGGCCGGCGCCCATGTTACCGGGCCGAGGGATCCGAACATCGAGAAGATCGAAGAAGAAATTAAATTCAATTTCGAGCAGGCCTTCATGATGTATTTGCCGCGGCTTTGCGAGCATTGCTTGAACCCGAGCTGTGTGGCATCCTGCCCGTCCGGAGCGATGTACAAGCGTGACGAGGACGGTATCGTTCTTGTCGATCAGGAGGCCTGCCGCGGCTGGCGTTATTGCATGACAGGCTGCCCGTACAAGAAAGTGTATTTCAACTGGCAGACGAATAAAGCGGAGAAATGCACCTTCTGCTTCCCGCGGATCGAGGCTGGGCTTCCAACCGTATGCTCCGAGACATGCACGGGACGCATTCGCTACCTCGGCGTGCTGTTATATGATGCTGATCGGGTGCAGGAAGCGGCTTCCATGCCGGATGAGAGGGATCTGTATCAGGCGCAATGCGACTTATTCCTTGATCCGAATGATCCCGCCGTCATTGCGCAGGCTCGTGCAGACGGTCTGACGGAGGAGTGGATCGAGGCGGCGCAGAATTCACCGGTTTACAAGCTTGCGATAGAATACAAGCTGGCTTTCCCATTGCATCCGGAATACCGGACATTGCCGATGGTATGGTATGTTCCACCGCTGAGCCCGATTATGAATTACTTCGAAGGCAAGGATTCGATTCAGAATCCAGATATGATTTTTCCGGCCATTGAAGAAATGAGAATGCCTATACAGTATTTAGCGAATATGCTAACCGCCGGCGATCCCGAGCCTGTAAAAGAATCCCTGCAGCGTATGGCGATGATGCGCTCTTATATGAGGTCCTTGCAGACGGGCAAAGCCTTTGACGAGGGACGGCTAAATCGCCTGGGATTGACCGCGCATCAGACCGAGCAAATTTATCGCTTGCTTGCTATTGCCAAGTATGAGGATCGATTCGTAATTCCAACGTCTCATAAAGAAACGTACTTGGACACTTATCACGCCCAGGGCTCGGCAGGCTTCGGAATGGATTGTGGGGGCTGCGGCATTAGCGGCTCAGGCGGAACGAAAAGTGCGAAAGAAGAAGATCACTTCTATGGGGGAATATGGCGTGATTAA
- the modA gene encoding molybdate ABC transporter substrate-binding protein, whose amino-acid sequence MKSSRTFLTLSLLISLVFTGCSAAPQEQVELTISAAASLTDAMKEIQDSYEAQHPAVKLTFNFGGSGALQKQIEQGAPVDIFLSAAAKNMNALLEQGMIDAGQHRSLLTNKLVVIIPNENFAEIKGLQDLSDKRIKMVALGIPESVPAGSYAKEALMSTQLWDNLQSKVVQAKDVRQVLQYVETGNADAGFVYQSDALTSKAVKVAFSVDPAIYTPVEYPIGVIKSTKHSKEAAELYNYLQSKEALDIWVKYGFAPAQSL is encoded by the coding sequence ATGAAAAGCTCGAGAACCTTTCTGACCTTATCCCTGTTAATATCCCTTGTATTTACTGGCTGCAGTGCGGCTCCACAAGAGCAGGTCGAGTTGACGATTTCAGCAGCAGCCAGTCTTACAGATGCCATGAAAGAAATACAAGACTCTTATGAAGCACAGCATCCGGCAGTTAAGCTTACCTTTAACTTCGGAGGCTCCGGCGCCTTGCAGAAGCAAATCGAGCAAGGTGCGCCTGTTGACATATTTCTCTCTGCGGCTGCTAAAAATATGAACGCCCTTTTAGAACAAGGCATGATTGATGCCGGGCAGCATAGGAGTCTATTGACGAATAAGCTTGTCGTTATCATACCGAACGAGAACTTCGCGGAAATTAAGGGACTGCAAGATTTAAGCGATAAGCGGATTAAGATGGTCGCTCTGGGAATTCCGGAGAGTGTCCCGGCGGGCAGCTATGCTAAGGAAGCTCTAATGTCTACCCAGCTGTGGGATAATCTCCAGTCAAAAGTGGTACAAGCCAAAGATGTTCGGCAGGTACTGCAATATGTAGAGACGGGGAACGCTGATGCAGGGTTCGTCTATCAGTCTGATGCGCTGACCTCTAAAGCGGTGAAGGTCGCTTTTTCCGTTGATCCAGCCATCTACACTCCTGTCGAGTATCCAATCGGCGTCATCAAGTCCACCAAACATAGCAAGGAAGCAGCGGAGCTCTATAACTATCTTCAATCCAAAGAGGCACTGGACATTTGGGTTAAATACGGCTTCGCTCCAGCACAATCCTTATGA
- a CDS encoding nitrate reductase subunit alpha gives MKRKFGLKFFKPIESYSDNWSILEEKDRTWENMYRGRWAHDKVVRTTHGVNCTGSCSWKVFVKNGIITWENQQIDYPSCGPDMPEFEPRGCPRGASFSWYEYSPLRVKYPYMRGRLFRMWKQALKETTDPVAAWASIVENPEKARSYKQARGKGGHVRVSWEDATQMISAQLIYTIRKYGPDRIAGFTPIPAMSMISYASGARFISLLGGEMLSFYDWYADLPPASPQIWGEQTDVPESSDWYNSGYLIMWGSNVPLTRTPDAHFMTEVRYKGTKVVSVAPDYAENVKFADNWLAPNPGTDAAIAQAMTHVILSEFYHERQEPMFLDYAKQYTDMPFLILLDPYEGSYKAGRFLRASDLGDTSQHAEWKPVIFDEDANEITVPNGTLGQRWEKDKKWNLILEREDGTKIMPALSVESHGAQWEEMVFPFFDQTGNGTFKRSIPARKIQLADGTERLAVTVYDLMLSQYGVRRTGSEHEAAGYDDASTHYTPAWQEAITGVKPSIVIQIAREFAQNSLDTGGRSMIIMGAGINHWFNSDTIYRSILNLVILTASQGVNGGGWAHYVGQEKCRPIEGWSAISFAKDWQGAARQQNATSFFYFATDQWKYEETGTNALKSPTGGEVRYQHPADYNVLAARLGWLPSYPQFNKSSLTMAEEAAQQGKTDHDSIIQHTLDQIVSGDTKFAIEDPDAPENFPRTLFVWRSNLISSSAKGQEYFMKHLLGASDGLLSTPNEEEKPEEITWREEVEGKLDLLVALDFRMTATPMYADIVLPAATWYEKTDLSSTDMHPFVHPFNPAVDPLWESRSDWDIYRTIARDFSDMAKEHLPGVYKDVVTTPLAHDSVNEIAQPFGVIKDWHKGEADPIPGKTMPNLSIVERDYTKIYDKYITLGPNLSTGKVGAHGVSFSVAEEYEELKRINGTYHDDSIKNGLPKLQTARHAAEAILNLSSATNGRVSQRAWESAEQDTGVELKDISADRAAERITFESITVQPREVIPTPVFSGSNKMGRRYSPFTTNIERLVPFRTLTGRQHFYIDHELFLQFGEALPVYKPTLPPMVFGPRDKQITGGTDALVLRYLTPHGKWNIHSMYQDNLHMLTLFRGGPTVWINDEDAAAHQIQDNDWLEVYNRNGVVTARAVVSHRMPKGTMFMYHAQDKHINVPGSEITKERGGSHNAPTRIHVKPTQMVGGYAQLSYGFNYYGPIGNQRDVYVAVRKMKEVDWLED, from the coding sequence GTGAAACGGAAATTCGGACTGAAGTTTTTTAAGCCGATAGAAAGCTACTCTGATAATTGGTCGATTCTTGAAGAGAAGGATCGTACTTGGGAGAATATGTACCGCGGGCGTTGGGCGCATGACAAGGTCGTTCGCACGACGCACGGTGTCAATTGTACTGGCTCTTGCAGCTGGAAGGTCTTCGTAAAGAACGGAATTATTACCTGGGAAAACCAGCAGATCGATTATCCGTCATGCGGCCCGGATATGCCGGAATTTGAACCGCGCGGTTGCCCGCGCGGCGCTTCGTTTTCTTGGTATGAATATAGTCCGTTGCGAGTGAAATATCCGTATATGCGGGGCCGGCTCTTTAGAATGTGGAAGCAAGCCCTGAAGGAAACGACAGATCCGGTAGCCGCCTGGGCAAGCATTGTGGAAAATCCAGAAAAGGCCAGATCCTACAAGCAGGCCCGGGGAAAAGGGGGGCATGTCCGCGTATCCTGGGAGGATGCAACGCAAATGATCTCGGCGCAGCTCATCTACACGATCCGCAAGTATGGCCCGGACCGGATTGCCGGCTTCACGCCGATTCCTGCGATGTCGATGATCAGCTATGCATCGGGAGCCCGGTTCATCTCTCTATTGGGCGGCGAAATGCTAAGCTTCTATGATTGGTATGCCGATCTTCCGCCCGCCTCTCCGCAAATATGGGGGGAGCAAACAGATGTGCCGGAATCTAGCGATTGGTACAACTCAGGTTATCTGATTATGTGGGGCTCTAACGTACCGCTTACGCGTACACCCGATGCTCACTTTATGACCGAGGTTCGCTATAAGGGCACCAAAGTGGTGTCGGTGGCCCCGGACTATGCGGAAAACGTCAAGTTCGCAGATAATTGGCTGGCGCCAAATCCGGGGACAGATGCGGCGATTGCCCAAGCGATGACCCATGTTATTTTGAGTGAATTTTATCATGAGCGTCAGGAGCCGATGTTCCTTGACTATGCCAAACAGTATACGGATATGCCGTTCCTTATTCTTTTGGATCCATATGAAGGCAGTTACAAGGCAGGACGCTTCTTGCGAGCCAGTGATCTTGGAGATACATCGCAGCATGCGGAATGGAAGCCGGTTATTTTCGATGAAGATGCGAACGAAATTACGGTTCCTAATGGAACGCTGGGGCAGCGGTGGGAGAAGGATAAGAAATGGAACCTGATTCTGGAGCGTGAAGACGGTACGAAGATTATGCCGGCGCTTTCCGTGGAATCCCACGGCGCACAATGGGAAGAAATGGTATTTCCGTTCTTTGACCAAACCGGAAACGGCACCTTCAAGCGTTCGATTCCAGCCCGAAAAATCCAGCTTGCCGATGGCACGGAACGCCTAGCCGTTACTGTATATGACTTAATGCTGAGTCAATACGGCGTGCGGCGCACTGGCAGTGAGCACGAAGCGGCTGGATATGATGACGCCTCAACCCACTATACTCCTGCATGGCAGGAAGCCATTACTGGCGTCAAACCGTCCATCGTTATTCAGATTGCCCGTGAATTCGCGCAGAACTCGCTGGATACCGGGGGACGCTCCATGATTATTATGGGCGCCGGGATTAATCACTGGTTTAACAGCGACACGATCTACCGTTCCATTTTGAACCTGGTCATATTGACGGCATCGCAGGGCGTGAACGGCGGCGGCTGGGCGCATTATGTAGGACAAGAGAAATGTCGTCCAATCGAAGGCTGGTCTGCGATCTCCTTTGCGAAGGACTGGCAGGGGGCAGCGCGTCAGCAGAATGCCACCTCTTTCTTCTATTTTGCAACAGATCAATGGAAATATGAGGAGACGGGTACGAATGCATTGAAATCGCCCACTGGGGGAGAGGTTCGCTACCAGCACCCGGCGGACTACAATGTGCTTGCCGCACGTTTAGGCTGGCTTCCGTCCTATCCGCAATTCAACAAGAGCAGCCTGACCATGGCAGAGGAAGCGGCCCAGCAGGGAAAAACAGATCACGACAGCATTATACAACATACTTTGGATCAGATCGTATCCGGGGATACCAAGTTCGCTATTGAAGATCCGGATGCGCCGGAGAATTTCCCGCGCACGCTATTTGTTTGGCGCTCGAATCTGATATCGAGTTCTGCAAAAGGGCAGGAGTACTTTATGAAGCACCTGCTAGGCGCATCAGACGGGCTGCTGTCTACGCCGAATGAGGAGGAGAAGCCGGAGGAAATTACCTGGCGCGAAGAGGTTGAAGGAAAGCTGGATTTGCTTGTCGCGCTGGATTTCCGGATGACAGCGACGCCGATGTATGCGGATATCGTATTGCCTGCTGCAACCTGGTATGAGAAGACAGATCTGTCCTCTACGGATATGCATCCGTTCGTTCACCCGTTCAACCCGGCGGTCGATCCACTATGGGAATCTCGTTCAGATTGGGATATTTACCGGACGATTGCCAGAGACTTCTCGGACATGGCGAAGGAGCATCTGCCAGGCGTGTATAAGGATGTCGTAACCACGCCGCTTGCTCATGATTCCGTGAACGAAATCGCCCAGCCTTTCGGTGTCATCAAGGATTGGCATAAAGGCGAAGCTGATCCGATCCCCGGCAAGACCATGCCGAATCTGAGCATTGTTGAGCGCGACTACACGAAGATTTATGACAAATATATTACCCTTGGTCCAAATTTAAGTACTGGAAAAGTGGGGGCTCACGGTGTCAGCTTCTCAGTCGCCGAGGAATACGAGGAATTGAAGCGCATTAACGGTACTTATCATGATGATTCCATTAAAAATGGGCTTCCGAAGCTCCAAACGGCTCGTCATGCCGCAGAGGCCATCCTGAATCTATCTTCGGCCACGAATGGCAGGGTGTCCCAGCGCGCATGGGAATCGGCGGAGCAGGATACAGGTGTTGAACTAAAAGACATTTCCGCTGACCGTGCGGCTGAACGGATTACGTTCGAGAGCATTACGGTGCAGCCCCGCGAGGTCATACCAACTCCGGTATTTAGCGGGTCCAACAAGATGGGACGGCGATATTCGCCATTCACTACGAATATCGAGAGACTTGTCCCTTTCCGTACGCTTACCGGCAGACAGCATTTCTATATTGACCATGAGTTGTTCCTGCAATTCGGCGAGGCGTTGCCGGTCTATAAGCCAACCTTGCCGCCCATGGTGTTCGGCCCTAGGGACAAGCAAATTACCGGCGGGACGGATGCGCTTGTACTTCGCTATTTAACGCCGCACGGCAAATGGAATATTCACAGCATGTACCAGGATAATCTCCATATGCTGACCTTATTCCGCGGCGGCCCGACGGTCTGGATCAACGACGAGGATGCCGCAGCTCATCAGATTCAAGATAATGACTGGCTTGAAGTGTATAACCGTAACGGAGTCGTTACAGCACGGGCCGTGGTTAGTCATCGCATGCCGAAAGGCACGATGTTCATGTATCACGCGCAGGATAAGCACATTAACGTGCCGGGCTCGGAAATTACGAAGGAACGCGGCGGAAGCCACAATGCGCCGACGCGAATTCACGTTAAGCCAACGCAAATGGTTGGCGGCTACGCCCAACTCAGCTATGGCTTCAACTATTACGGACCGATCGGGAATCAGCGGGATGTTTATGTTGCTGTCCGTAAGATGAAGGAGGTTGACTGGCTTGAAGATTAA